The Kiritimatiellia bacterium DNA segment CGGCGTGATGCGGAACGGTACCGGGCGCTCTGGCAACGTGGTCTCGGGCCCTATCGCGGAGTCGGCGGGATGGCGCTCCGCGAAGCTTCGCGGACGATGAACGATCTTGCGGTGCGGCTGGAGGAGATGGAGCGGCCGGACGTCGCGATGCGCGCGTATCACGCGGCGCTGGCCGCGGATCCGGACAATATCGTTGCGGCGCTGAACCGGGCCCGGCTGGCGCGACGAATGGAGCGGCTGGAGGCCGATCGAACTGAGCAGGAGCTGATGCGGTTGGTGGAAACGTACGCGGGCCGTTTGGACCTGCTGCGCGTCCGGGTGCAGTTCGGGAGGATTCGGGATCCCGCATGGCTATTTGAGCGCAGCCGGCAGCTGGCGAGAGTCGGCCGGCTGGATGAGGCGATCACGGAGCTGGGGCAGGCGATGATCATCGGCGGTACCAACGACCTTGCGGTGGCGGCGGTGGCGCGTCTGCTGGCGGCAAAGGGGCGGTGGGAGGAGGCACGGGCAGCGCTGGATGAGGGTGAACGTCGGTTTCCGAACAGTCGATCGATCGCCACCACCCGCGAGTGGCTCGTCGACCTGCAGGAGGGCGCCGAGAGCGAACGTGGAGGGCCGGATGATCTTGCAAGGGCAGCGATGCACGTGTTGCGCGGCGAGTGGACGGCCGCGGAGTCGGCGCTGCGGTCTCATTTGGAACGCACGCCAGATGATCCGGCGGTGGCGGCGCTGGGCGGATTGGTGGCGCTGAATCGGGGTGACCTCCACAGTGCGCGAACGCTGTCGGAGCGCGCGGTGCGAAGAGACCGACCACGTCCCCCCCTCGCATACCTCACGCTGGCGGCCACCGCGATGGCGGAAAACCGTTGGCTCGACGCGCGCCGAACGCTGGAACAGGCGCTCGGAGAATATCCCAACCTGCTGGCCGCGCGGCGGTTGCTGACGGTCTGGGCGCATCAACAGCGCGACTCCGCGGCGCTGAACACTCATCTGGTGGGCTGGCTGCGGCAGAGCCCGAAGGAACCCACCGCGCTGCAGTTGCTGGCCGACCGCTATGCAGAACTTCGGCAATTCGACCGCGCGGAGGCGGTCCTGCGATTTCTCGCGGAGCGGTACCCTTCCGCCACCCACTTCAACGGTCTGGCATGGACGCTCTGGCGGCAGGGCCGCGCGGACGAGGCGTTGCCGGCCGCGGAGGAAGCGGTGCGACGCGCCCCGACTTACGCGGACGCGTGGGCGAACCTCGCGGCGATCCGCTGGGATTTGGGACGGCGCGACGAAGCGATGGCTGCGCTTGCAGAGGCTGAGCGACTTTCGCCCACGAGCGAAACCGTTCGCGCGCGCGCCGCTCTGCTCCGCGGCGCGAACTAATCCCACGCGTCACGGATCACCGCACCGATGCGTTCGAGACCCCGCCACACCACCTCGTCCGGCTGTGCAAAGCTCACGCGCAGGCACTCGTCACGGTGCGGATCGGTTTGGTCGGCGCCGGCGAAGAAGTGGTGGCCGGACACCACGATCACGCCGCGCTCCTTCAGCCGCCGGTAAAGCTCGCGCGACCCCATGCCGAGTCCCGGCAGCCAGACCCAGAAAAAGAACGCTCCCTCCCGCACGTGCAGCCGCCACGGGCGGTCAGCGGGCCAGTACTCCGCAAGCCAGAGTCGCGCCGTCTCCGCTTTTCGATCATAGAAAGGGCGGAGCTCTCGTCGGCAGAGATCAAAAAGTTCGCCACTGCGCAGCAGCGGCTCCACGAGCGCTGGGCCAAGGTTACCCCCTGCCAGCGCCGCGATCGCGTGCATTTCTGCGACACGGTGTGCCCACCGTTCTCCCGCCACCACGATACCGGTTCGCACGCCGGGCAACCCGAGCTTCGAGAGGCTCAGCAGCCAGATCACCCGTTCATTCCAGAACGGACGGACCTCGCCGGTCACAATGTCCGGGAAAGGTGGACCATAGGCGCCGTCGACGATCAGCGGGATGTCGCGCTCCCCCGCCAGCGCGGCCAGATCGCGCAGCTCCGCATCGGTGATCACGTTGCCGGTGGGATTCGTCGGCCGCGAGAGCAGAATCGCGACCGCGTCTGGCGGCGGCTCGTCTCCGCTGAGGCGATACTTGAACTCTCGCTCTCCCTGCAACTCAATCCTCCGCCGGCTGGCCACGAGCCAGTCACGCCGATGCAGGAGGTCGGCGTACCCGATGTACTCGGGTGTCATCGGCAGCCAGATGCGGCCGCGCCGGCCTGCAAGGAGATGGGCGAGATAGAAGATCGCGCCCTGTCCGCCGTGGGTCAGCGCAACATTCGCGGCGGTGAGGGGCCAGCCGTAGCGCGCGCGCAGCGCCTCCGCGACCGCCTCCCGGAACGCGGGGCTACCCTGCGGCTCCTCGTAGATGCCGAGCAGCCGCTCAAACCGGTCGTCCTCTCGCAACAGCTCCTCCATCCGGCGCCGCCACACGTGTTCTGCCGCCGCGACTCGTGCCGGATTTCCGCCGCCGAGCATCAGCAGAGGGGTCCGACCGCCGAGCGCCGCACCGAGGTCGTCCATCAGCTCGCGGATTCCGCTCGGCCAGCCGGCGGGCTCGCCGGGCTCCGGCAGCTTGGGGTGGTTGGCGCGTTGCGGGGGATCGCGCGGGCTCACGGCGGCGGGCTTGACCGACGGGCGGCGGCCTCCTCCAGCAGACGCACGACCTGTGCGTGACCGTTCTTGCGGGCGAACTCGATGGCGCGGTCCTGGTCTGCGTCGCGAAGCTCCGGATCGGCTCCGCGCTCCAGCAGCAGGCGCACCACCTCTGCCTGGCCTTCCGCGGCCGCGAACATCAGCGCGGTCCAGCGTTCGCCTCGGTCGGCCGCATTCACATCCGCACCGGCATCCAGCAGCAGCCGAACCACATCTGCATGCGGGCCGGTGGCCGCGTACATCAGCGCAGTGCGGCCGATCTCGTCGCGGCGGTTCACATCGGCGCCGTAACCGATCAGTCGCCGGCAGAGCGTGGTGTGCCCATTGAACGCGGCGAGCATCAGCATCGTGCGGCCTTGTTCACCGACCGCGTTCGGATCGAGCAATCCCTCGCGCACCACGCGGTCAATGAGTTCCTCCATGCCGTTCATCGCGGCTTCCGCGTACTCTCGAGGTAGCGTGAGCAGCCCGCGGCCGCGCGCAGCTGGCGCAGACGGCGGCGTCGGGTTCGCGGGCGCAGAGGGCGGCGCCGGCGCCGGGGCGAGGACGGCGGGCGGCTTCGCCGGCGGCGGTGGCGGCGGAGCGGAGCGATCGCGCCGTCCACAGGCACCCAT contains these protein-coding regions:
- a CDS encoding pyridoxal phosphate-dependent aminotransferase, translating into MSPRDPPQRANHPKLPEPGEPAGWPSGIRELMDDLGAALGGRTPLLMLGGGNPARVAAAEHVWRRRMEELLREDDRFERLLGIYEEPQGSPAFREAVAEALRARYGWPLTAANVALTHGGQGAIFYLAHLLAGRRGRIWLPMTPEYIGYADLLHRRDWLVASRRRIELQGEREFKYRLSGDEPPPDAVAILLSRPTNPTGNVITDAELRDLAALAGERDIPLIVDGAYGPPFPDIVTGEVRPFWNERVIWLLSLSKLGLPGVRTGIVVAGERWAHRVAEMHAIAALAGGNLGPALVEPLLRSGELFDLCRRELRPFYDRKAETARLWLAEYWPADRPWRLHVREGAFFFWVWLPGLGMGSRELYRRLKERGVIVVSGHHFFAGADQTDPHRDECLRVSFAQPDEVVWRGLERIGAVIRDAWD
- a CDS encoding ankyrin repeat domain-containing protein, whose translation is MGITTLVGVGALMGACGRRDRSAPPPPPPAKPPAVLAPAPAPPSAPANPTPPSAPAARGRGLLTLPREYAEAAMNGMEELIDRVVREGLLDPNAVGEQGRTMLMLAAFNGHTTLCRRLIGYGADVNRRDEIGRTALMYAATGPHADVVRLLLDAGADVNAADRGERWTALMFAAAEGQAEVVRLLLERGADPELRDADQDRAIEFARKNGHAQVVRLLEEAAARRSSPPP